From the genome of Mucilaginibacter paludis DSM 18603:
AACCGGACTTTAATGTATAAACAGTTATGTTTAACTATTTATAACTATGCATTTTTCTTTTCGGTAACTTCCTTACGGATGTCAGTTGCGGCAACTTTTAATTCCTGCATAGCATTTCTTAAACGTGTGCCTGCAGCCTTATTACCTTTTTCATAAAAAGCGGTTGCTTCTTTTTCTGCAGAGGCGATTAGTTCCTGCAATGCTTTGAATTTTTCCATAATAGCTTAATTAAAAATTGAATAAATTGTTTTAGATATTTTTATTAAAGGACGCTAAAATACATGTTTAAGCCAATATATGTACATTTTGTGCCAAATAAAGCTGTTTTTATTTGGTTAGACATGCCTTTCTTAAAAATGAGCATAAGTTGCAGGTAATGTTGTGTGCAATTATCCACCTGATTTTTAAGCTGATTCGGTATGATCTCAACGCAATGCCGCGTAATTTGGTCAGCATCGGTTTCGATGTGAAAATTTAGTTTAAAGCAGTTACGTACGCATTAATAGCTTGTTTTCCGGGTAACCCAACCCATAATTATAAAGCGTTATTGACATGCTAATTGATAGAGATGATCTGTACTTCTAATTAAATCTCTTTTTCGGCACCTGGTGCTGTCTGCTCAATAAAATTCGGTTTTGCATTGAAGTGCTCAGCCAGCAAATGACGGTTTTGGGGCAAGCTTTCCGGGTGCTTATCCCTCATGAATTTAATCAGGTTTTCGCGCACATAACAACGGAGATCGAATGCCTGCGACGAGTTTTTTGCACTCATCAGTGCCCGTATCTCCATCGTTGATTCTTTGACATCCGTAACCTGTAATACGTTAACACGTTTATCCCACAGGTTTGATTCGTTGAGCAATCGGGTAAGTTCGCTTCTAAGCTCTTCTACCGGGAAAGTATAATCTACATAAAAAAATGCGGTTCCTAATATTTCTGATGTACTTCGCGTCCAGTTCTGGAAAGGCTTTTCGATGAAGTAATTAATGGGCAATATCAACCTGCGCTGGTCCCAAATATTTAAAACAACGTAAGTTAAAGTGATTTCTTCAACCCGCCCCCATTCGCCCTCAACCACCAATACATCGTCAATCCTGATGGGTTGTGTAAAGGCTATCTGGAAACCGGCAAGTAAGTTACCTAAGGATTTTTGAGCGGCAAAGCCGATAATTATTCCGCTGATACCTACCCCGGTGAGCAAGCCCGCACCTATCTTGCGCACGCTATCAAAACTTAACAAGATAATTGAAAGGGCGATCAGGATGATCAGCGCAATTGCTATCTTCCTGATAAATTGTAATTGGGTTCTTATTTTACGCTCCCTCAAGTTATCGTCTTTTTTCAGATCGTAATGGTTATAAACAAAATCCTCTAAAATTTTAATGGAACTAATGAGCAGGTTTGCAAATGATATCACGAGCAGCATTCCAATTATCCTTGTTATTGGTATAAGATATTGGTCGCTCATGTTCATCATTGGCGCCGTAATGGTTAATATAAACAGCGGTACAAAGTGATTTAAAGGTTTACCTAAATGGGTTAATATCGATTTAAATAAGGAATAGTCGGATACATTTTTATAATGCCGCAGTAGCGTTGTGATGATAAGCTTTAGAATAAAGCCCATAATAAGGGCTCCAAAAACCACAATTAAGTTCCATACCCAGTAAGGGAAACGGTTAGACAATTCCGTTAATTGATCCTGCATCTGATATCCGATGTATTTATTTTTTTCTAAAAGCTTCATTACCTGGTGGGATTTTTATTAGCTAACAATATAGTGTAGCGATGAGGCTATCACCCCCCTTTTTATTTAATACAGTATGTAATCATGATTGTATTTAGAACTACACATAAACAAACCTGTTGGCTATTATACGCATATAACAGTATAAGCTAAGCATGGTTTACATTATTATACGATTAAGAATTAGGTTTTTATAAAAAATGTTGTCTGCAGCGAAATATGGGCATCCGATTTGTGTTGGCAAAGCCAAACGTTATAGATCAAATAAAAATGAGAACAAGGTTAAACCAAATTAATGCTCAGATGAATGATTGCGTTACAAGTTTAACCGGTTGCATTCCGGAGTGCTGGGTTGATTGGCGCGCATTTAATCTGATTTTTTAGCAACAATGTATTTGCAAAGCGGGGTATGGTATTATTTAATTATTAACACATTCGTTTTTTAATCATGAATAAGATAGCAGTTGAAGGTAGATCGGTAGGGGTAACTTATGATGATAACGGCAACGCCCATATACTGGTGTGGGTGCCATTGGCTAAAGATAAGGTTGAATTGTTTTTGCCCGGCGATAATGTAACTCTGCCTCTGCAAAAGCAGGATGCAGGCTACTGGCATCTTATCACTAATCAGGTTAAGCCGGATGTAATTTATCAGTTTATTTTAGATGGCGATCAAAAATTGGCTGATCCCGCTTCGCTATTCCAACCGGATGGGGTGCATGGCCTATCGCAAACGTTCAACGTTAATGATTTCGCCTGGACGGATTCCCATTGGAACAACCTGCCTTTAAACAAGTACATATTTTATGAATTACATACCGGCACATTTACTCCCGAAGGTACTTTTGAAGGGATTGAAAAAAAACTGGATTACCTGAAGGAGCTGGGTATTACCGCGATAGAAATTATGCCGGTGGCCCAGTTTCCCGGCTCGCGCAACTGGGGATACGACGGCGTTTTTCCGTTTGCGGTACAAAATTCGTACGGCGGGCCCGCGGGCTTGCAAAAACTGGTTAACGCTTGCCATCAAAAAGGTTTAGCGGTTGTATTGGATGTGGTTTACAACCATATTGGGCCCGAAGGAAATTACCTGGGCGAATTTGGCCCTTATTTCACCGATAAATATAAAACGCCCTGGGGTGATGCCATCAACTTTGATGACGCCTGGTGCGATGCCGTACGGCAATACTACGTTGAAAATGTATTGATGTGGTTTCGCGATTTTCATATCGATGCTTTGCGGATGGATGCCGTACACGCTATTAAAGATATGAGTCCTAAACATGTCCTGGCACAAATGAAGGAGAGTGTTTATCAGTTGATGGAAGTAACCGGTCGTACGCATCACCTGGTTATAGAGTGCGACCTGAATGATGTTCGTTACATTAACCCTTTAGACGAAGGCGGTTATGGGATAGATGCCCAGTGGACAGATGAGTTTCACCATGCGCTGCGTGTAACAGCGGGCCAGGAAAAGGATGGGTATTATTCTGATTTTAAGGGTATTGCCGACCTGGCCACAGCTTATAAAAATGCCTACGTGTACACCGGGCAATACTCGGCGCAACGATTTAAAACCTTTGGTACTGAAGCCAACGAAAATGGCGGACAGCAATTTGTGGTATTCTCTCAAAATCACGATCAGGTGGGTAACCGCATGCTCGGCGAACGCACCAGTACGCTGCATAGTTTTGAAATGCAGAAGCTTTTGGCCGCCGCTGTAATGGTTAGCCCGTATTTGCCCATGCTGTTTATGGGCGAAGAGCTAAGCCAACCCAATCCCTTTTTATACTTTGTAAGCCACGGGGACGATACGTTAATTGAAGCTGTTAGAAAAGGCCGTAAAGCAGAATTTGCAGACTTTCATGCCGAAGGCGAAGCTCCTGATCCGCAAGCGGTGGATACATTTGAAAGATCGAAGTTTGAATGGGAACTGTTTGAACGGGAGCCCCACCAGTCCATGTTACAGTATTATAAGGCGTTAATCCGGCTAAGAAAGCAGAATAAAGTTTTAAGCTCGCTGAACAGGAAAAATATCAAGGTGTTTTATGATGAGGCTGCTAATACCTTAATGCTGCACCGGTGGCACGATGGTAGCTACCTTATCTCATTATTGAATTTTTCAGGCCAGCAGCAGTCAGCTGAATTACCGTTCCAAAAAGATACCTGGCAAAAAATATTCGATTCGGCCGACCCTCAGTGGCGCGGCCCGTCTGCATCCGCCGAATTTGTTGAGGCGGGTTCTTCTGTTCTCCTTCAACCACAATCTATTTTAATTTACCAATATACCTATGCATAACCCGGTTTCTACTTACAGGTTCCAGTTTCATAAGGATTTTACCTTCAGCCATTTTGAGCAAATTATCCCATATATTCACCAATTGGGCATCAAAACCATTTACGCGTCGCCTATATTTGAGGCAACTCCGGGCAGTACGCACGGTTATGATGTAGTAAATCCGTTAAGGATAAATCCGGAGATAGGTACCCTGGATCAATTATACAGCATCCATAAAACTTTAGCCGGACTTAACATCAGCTGGTTGCAGGACATCGTTCCAAACCATATGGCCTTCGATCAGAAAAATCAATGGCTGATGGATGTGCTGGAGAAAGGCCGCAGGTCAAGCTTCGCGGATTACTTTGATATTTTATGGGACAATCCCGCTTATGCCGGCAAAACAATGGTACCATTTTTAGGGTCATCATTAGACGACGCCATTAATCAGAAAGAATTAAAGGTAACGCTACAAGATGAAGGCCTGGCCTTGTGCTACGGAGGGCAAAATTACCCCGTAAACCTGAAAAGTTACGGCGCAGTTATCAAAGCAGTGGGCGAGCTTCCGGAAGCTTTCATCCCGTTTCTTACAGAAATAGACGACCTCAAGTCAATTGCAGAAGATGCCTATGCTGCGCGATATGAAGGCATAAAAAATAAATTGGCGGCAATAATATCCCAAAACAAGGCTCACGTACAAGCCTGCCTGCAAAGCATTAATAATGATCCCGTCCAGCTCGGCCGCATTGCCGAGGAGCAGGAATATCAGCTGTGCTTTTGGCAGGATACCAACGAGCAGATTAATTACCGTCGTTTTTTTACGGTGAATGGCCTCATTTGTTTAAATATCCATCATCCGCAGGTGTTTGACCATTATCATCAATTGATCAAAACACTTTTAACCGACGGGATTTTACAGGGCCTGCGTGTTGACCATATTGACGGTTTGTACGATCCACAGGGCTATCTCGAAAAATTAAGAAGATTAGCTGGCGAAGAAACCTATATTATTGTCGAAAAGATTCTGGAATCGGGAGAGGCCTTCCCGGGAAACTGGCCCGTTCAGGGTAATACCGGCTACGATTTTCTATCTATCGTTAATAATTTGTTCACTAACGTGGATAGTAAAAAAGCCTTCTCTAAATTTTACCGCGACATCATCGATAAAAAGGAAAACGTAGCGGAGAGTATCCGCGATAAGAAATCCCTGATCTTAAACGAGTACATGGGTGGCGAATTAGAGAATTTAACACAGCTTTTTTTATCGTTGGACCTGGTTACAAAAACGGATCTGAGTGATGTTTCTGAGCAACAAATTAAGTCAGCTATCGCATCTATATTGATTTGGTTTCCGGTTTACCGCTTCTATGGTAACCACTTACCATTAAATGTTGAAGAAACGGAAGACTTACATACGCTTTTTCAAAACATCCGGAAAGATAACCATGATCAAATACCCGCTATCAACCTGATTGAAAAAGTATTACTTAAAAATACGCAGGGTAATGATATTGAATATAATGATCGTGCATTGTGTTTTTATCAGCGTTTAATGCAGTTTAGCGGCCCGCTGATGGCCAAGGGAGTAGAGGATACGCTGATGTACACCTACAACCGTTTTATCAATCATAATGAGGTTGGCGATAGTCCGGATTCGTTTGGCATTACTATCAATGATTTCCATCAAATGATGACTCATCGCCAACTGAATTGGCCACATACCATGAATGCTACTTCAACTCATGATACCAAAAGGGGTGAGGACGTAAGGGCGAGGCTGAATGTATTGACAGATATAGCTGATGAATGGATAGCAGTGGTAAGGCATTGGCGTAAGGTAAACGCTGGCCTCAAAACAAATAAAGCGCCTGATGATAACGACGAGTATTTCATCTATCAAACTATAACTGGGGCTTGCCCCATGCCGGGAGAGGACGAAGATGACTTTACCGGCAGGATGCAGGAGTATTTGGTTAAAGCGTTTAGGGAAGCCAAACGAAAAACAAATTGGGCGGAGCCCGATGAAGAATACGAGGCAGCCGCTAAAAAGTTTGTGGTGAGTATCTTAAAGCCTGATAGTGAGTTTTGGATAAGTTTCGCGGCATTTCATCAAAAGATCTGCGACTATGGTATCATCAATTCGTTAGTGCAGGCCTTACTTAAATATACCAGCCCCGGCATGCCCGATCTTTATCAAGGCTGTGAACTTTGGGACCTGAGCCTGGTTGACCCTGATAACCGCAGGCCGGTTGATTACGACCGCCGATCAGCTCTGGTGAACCATTTAAAGGACAACCATAAACCAAAGAAAGAATTGTGGCAACATTTATGGGAAACCCGTTACAGCGCGCAAATTAAACTGGTGCTCATTAATACGTTGCTTAACGAGTGTAATGCAAATAGCGAAGTATTTAGCCAGGGAGAGTACCTGCCCTTAAAAGTAAAAGGAAAATATAAGGATAACGTGTTAGCCTTTGCACGCCGTTATCAACATGAATGGTATGTGGTGGCTATTCCTTTGAACATTGCTGCGCTAAATATCGATAATCATGATATGACGAGCTTTAATTGGGATGATACCAGGATAGTAATGCCCGAAGATGCTCCTGCTGCCTGGAAACATTTGTTATTAGATACGGACGGTTATTGCGATGAATTTATTAAAATAGCCCACATCTTCAAAGGTATCCCCCTGGCCTTTTTGAAGTTAAAACAAACGGATAAAAACCGCAGTGCCGGGGTGCTGATGCATATTACATCGTTGCCATCTGCCTTTGCTACAGGGGATATGGGGCCCGAAGCATATT
Proteins encoded in this window:
- the treZ gene encoding malto-oligosyltrehalose trehalohydrolase yields the protein MNKIAVEGRSVGVTYDDNGNAHILVWVPLAKDKVELFLPGDNVTLPLQKQDAGYWHLITNQVKPDVIYQFILDGDQKLADPASLFQPDGVHGLSQTFNVNDFAWTDSHWNNLPLNKYIFYELHTGTFTPEGTFEGIEKKLDYLKELGITAIEIMPVAQFPGSRNWGYDGVFPFAVQNSYGGPAGLQKLVNACHQKGLAVVLDVVYNHIGPEGNYLGEFGPYFTDKYKTPWGDAINFDDAWCDAVRQYYVENVLMWFRDFHIDALRMDAVHAIKDMSPKHVLAQMKESVYQLMEVTGRTHHLVIECDLNDVRYINPLDEGGYGIDAQWTDEFHHALRVTAGQEKDGYYSDFKGIADLATAYKNAYVYTGQYSAQRFKTFGTEANENGGQQFVVFSQNHDQVGNRMLGERTSTLHSFEMQKLLAAAVMVSPYLPMLFMGEELSQPNPFLYFVSHGDDTLIEAVRKGRKAEFADFHAEGEAPDPQAVDTFERSKFEWELFEREPHQSMLQYYKALIRLRKQNKVLSSLNRKNIKVFYDEAANTLMLHRWHDGSYLISLLNFSGQQQSAELPFQKDTWQKIFDSADPQWRGPSASAEFVEAGSSVLLQPQSILIYQYTYA
- the treY gene encoding malto-oligosyltrehalose synthase → MHNPVSTYRFQFHKDFTFSHFEQIIPYIHQLGIKTIYASPIFEATPGSTHGYDVVNPLRINPEIGTLDQLYSIHKTLAGLNISWLQDIVPNHMAFDQKNQWLMDVLEKGRRSSFADYFDILWDNPAYAGKTMVPFLGSSLDDAINQKELKVTLQDEGLALCYGGQNYPVNLKSYGAVIKAVGELPEAFIPFLTEIDDLKSIAEDAYAARYEGIKNKLAAIISQNKAHVQACLQSINNDPVQLGRIAEEQEYQLCFWQDTNEQINYRRFFTVNGLICLNIHHPQVFDHYHQLIKTLLTDGILQGLRVDHIDGLYDPQGYLEKLRRLAGEETYIIVEKILESGEAFPGNWPVQGNTGYDFLSIVNNLFTNVDSKKAFSKFYRDIIDKKENVAESIRDKKSLILNEYMGGELENLTQLFLSLDLVTKTDLSDVSEQQIKSAIASILIWFPVYRFYGNHLPLNVEETEDLHTLFQNIRKDNHDQIPAINLIEKVLLKNTQGNDIEYNDRALCFYQRLMQFSGPLMAKGVEDTLMYTYNRFINHNEVGDSPDSFGITINDFHQMMTHRQLNWPHTMNATSTHDTKRGEDVRARLNVLTDIADEWIAVVRHWRKVNAGLKTNKAPDDNDEYFIYQTITGACPMPGEDEDDFTGRMQEYLVKAFREAKRKTNWAEPDEEYEAAAKKFVVSILKPDSEFWISFAAFHQKICDYGIINSLVQALLKYTSPGMPDLYQGCELWDLSLVDPDNRRPVDYDRRSALVNHLKDNHKPKKELWQHLWETRYSAQIKLVLINTLLNECNANSEVFSQGEYLPLKVKGKYKDNVLAFARRYQHEWYVVAIPLNIAALNIDNHDMTSFNWDDTRIVMPEDAPAAWKHLLLDTDGYCDEFIKIAHIFKGIPLAFLKLKQTDKNRSAGVLMHITSLPSAFATGDMGPEAYSFVDFLSRGRQKYWQMLPVNPTDPQSGHSPYSATSSVAGNPLLISPELLVRDGFLQDDELKPHRLSAGEPTDYEKAAEIREALFDIGFQRFLQHDNISQQQDFETFKTREAYWLNDYALYQVIKNNHHNAPWYQWPNEYKKRNAEALKKLISGEHQQIEKIKWLQYIFSNQWRDLKLYCNNKGIDLLGDMPFYVSYDSADVWANPELFNLDDDGAMAGMAGVPPDYFSITGQLWGMPVYNWDELKNTGYQWWINRVKRNLDYFDLIRLDHFRAFADYWEVPGGEATAINGTWKLGPGGDFFQKIEAELGKLPFVAEDLGEVNDDVYKLRDDFKLPGMRVLQFAFDEQMPHSMHIPHHYTENSFAYTGTHDNNTTVGWYKQITKAERKRVGAYLGKSLSSGDVHQVFLKACYSSVAKVAIIPMQDILGLDEKHRMNLPSSTEGNWTWRLKPDQLTKKLADKLRKLTILYNR
- a CDS encoding mechanosensitive ion channel family protein, translated to MKLLEKNKYIGYQMQDQLTELSNRFPYWVWNLIVVFGALIMGFILKLIITTLLRHYKNVSDYSLFKSILTHLGKPLNHFVPLFILTITAPMMNMSDQYLIPITRIIGMLLVISFANLLISSIKILEDFVYNHYDLKKDDNLRERKIRTQLQFIRKIAIALIILIALSIILLSFDSVRKIGAGLLTGVGISGIIIGFAAQKSLGNLLAGFQIAFTQPIRIDDVLVVEGEWGRVEEITLTYVVLNIWDQRRLILPINYFIEKPFQNWTRSTSEILGTAFFYVDYTFPVEELRSELTRLLNESNLWDKRVNVLQVTDVKESTMEIRALMSAKNSSQAFDLRCYVRENLIKFMRDKHPESLPQNRHLLAEHFNAKPNFIEQTAPGAEKEI